From a region of the Pongo pygmaeus isolate AG05252 chromosome 5, NHGRI_mPonPyg2-v2.0_pri, whole genome shotgun sequence genome:
- the OLIG3 gene encoding oligodendrocyte transcription factor 3: protein MNSDSSSVSSRASSPDMDEMYLRDHHHRHHHHQESRLNSVSSTQGDMMQKMPGESLSRAGAKAAGESSKYKIKKQLSEQDLQQLRLKINGRERKRMHDLNLAMDGLREVMPYAHGPSVRKLSKIATLLLARNYILMLTSSLEEMKRLVGEIYGGHHSAFHCGTVGHSAGHPAHAANAVHPVHPILGGALSSGNASSPLSAASLPAIGTIRPPHSLLKAPSTPPALQLGSGFQHWAGLPCPCTICQMPPPPHLSALSTANMARLSAESKDLLK, encoded by the coding sequence ATGAATTCTGATTCGAGCTCTGTCTCCAGCAGAGCTTCATCTCCGGACATGGATGAGATGTACCTGAGggaccaccaccaccgccaccaccaccaccaggagAGCCGTCTCAACTCGGTCTCGTCCACGCAGGGCGATATGATGCAGAAGATGCCCGGGGAAAGCCTCTCGCGGGCTGGCGCCAAGGCCGCGGGAGAGAGCAGCAAGTACAAAATCAAGAAGCAGCTGTCGGAGCAGGACCTACAGCAGTTGCGCCTGAAGATCAACGGACGCGAACGCAAGCGGATGCACGACCTGAACCTAGCCATGGACGGGCTGCGCGAAGTCATGCCCTACGCGCACGGGCCGTCGGTGCGCAAGCTCTCCAAGATCGCCACACTCCTGCTCGCCAGAAACTACATCCTCATGCTCACCAGCTCCCTGGAGGAGATGAAGAGGCTGGTTGGCGAGATCTATGGGGGCCACCACTCGGCCTTTCACTGCGGGACCGTGGGCCACTCGGCCGGCCACCCCGCGCACGCGGCCAACGCCGTGCACCCGGTGCACCCCATCTTGGGCGGCGCGCTGTCATCCGGCAACGCCTCGTCACCGCTGTCCGCCGCCTCACTTCCCGCCATCGGCACCATCCGGCCTCCCCACTCGCTGCTCAAGGCGCCCTCCACGCCGCCCGCGCTGCAGCTGGGCAGCGGCTTCCAGCACTGGGCTGGTCTGCCCTGCCCCTGCACCATCTGCCAGATGCCGCCGCCGCCGCACCTGTCCGCTCTCTCCACAGCCAACATGGCCCGGCTGTCGGCCGAGTCCAAGGACTTGCTCAAGTGA